Proteins from a single region of Urocitellus parryii isolate mUroPar1 chromosome 4, mUroPar1.hap1, whole genome shotgun sequence:
- the LOC113191385 gene encoding olfactory receptor 51G2-like, with amino-acid sequence MGASNSTSTLSSTFFLTGIPGYEEFHHWISIPFCLFYLVGITGNCIILHIVRTDPRLHEPMYYFLAMLSLSDMGMSLPTMISLLRVLWSISKEIPFNICIIQMFLIHTFSFTESSVLLAMALDRYVAICHPLRYATILTPKLIAKIGIAALLRSAILIIPLLVSLAFFPFCHSHVLSHSYCLHQDIIRLACADTKFNVIYGLVVITMLWGMDSLGILVSYVFILHSVLRIASREGRLKALNTCASHICAVLILYVPMIGLSIVHRFAKHSSPLVHIFMAHIYLMVPPVLNPIIYSVKIKQIRQGVLHLILPPKSVLL; translated from the coding sequence ATGGGAGCCTCAAACTCCACCAGTACCCTGTCCTCCACATTCTTTCTCACAGGGATCCCTGGATATGAAGAATTCCACCATTGGATTTCCATCCCCTTCTGCCTCTTCTACCTTGTTGGAATAACAGGCAACTGCATCATCCTGCATATTGTCCGGACAGACCCCAGGCTCCATGAGCCCATGTATTACTTCCTGGCCATGCTCTCCCTCAGTGACATGGGCATGTCCCTGCCCACAATGATATCACTCTTAAGGGTGTTGTGGTCCATTTCCAAGGAGATCCCGTTCAATATCTGTATCATCCAAATGTTTTTGATTCACACTTTCTCCTTCACTGAATCATCGGTGCTCTTGGCCATGGCCCTTGACCGGTATGTAGCTATCTGTCACCCCCTGCGATATGCTACTATTCTTACCCCAAAGCTTATTGCCAAGATTGGAATTGCAGCCCTGCTTAGAAGTGCTATTCTAATAATTCCACTCCTGGTCAGTCTGGCCTTCTTTCCCTTCTGCCACTCCCATGTCCTTTCTCATTCCTACTGTCTGCACCAGGACATCATCCGCCTCGCCTGTGCTGACACCAAGTTTAATGTCATATACGGGTTGGTTGTGATTACCATGCTGTGGGGCATGGACTCTCTGGGTATTTTAGTTTCTTATGTCTTCATCCTTCACTCAGTGTTGAGGATTGCATCCCGTGAGGGGAGGCTTAAGGCTCTTAACACATGTGCGTCCCACATCTGTGCTGTGCTCATTCTCTATGTGCCCATGATAGGCTTATCTATTGTCCATCGTTTTGCCAAACATTCCTCTCCCCTTGTCCACATCTTCATGGCTCATATCTACTTAATGGTTCCACCCGTGCTCAACCCAATCATCTACAGTGTGAAGATCAAACAGATCCGCCAAGGAGTCCTTCACCTGATTCTCCCCCCAAAATCAGTTCTACTGTGA
- the LOC113191250 gene encoding olfactory receptor 52A5-like → MLTFNGSFFMPSVFTLVGIPGLESVQCWIGIPFCAMYIIAVIGNSLILVIIKKENSLHIPMYIFLAMLAATDMALSTCILPKMLGIFWFHWPEISFDACLLQMGLVHSFQATESGVLLAMALDRYVAICNPLRHATVFSQKLLTHLGVGVTMRATFLILPSLLLIKCRLKFYQTTVISHSYCEHMAVVKLAAENVRVNKIYGLFVAFAILGFDIIFITMSYVRIFVCVFQLPQKEARVKAFNTCVAHLCVFLQFYLLAFFSFFTHRFGSHIPPYVHILLSNLYLLVPPFLNPIVYGVKTKEIRRHAWKIFVSFQKS, encoded by the coding sequence ATGCTCACATTCAATGGCTCCTTCTTCATGCCTTCTGTTTTTACACTAGTTGGGATTCCTGGCCTGGAGTCAGTGCAGTGCTGGATTGGGATTCCATTCTGCGCCATGTACATCATCGCTGTGATTGGGAATTCCCTCATTTTGGTtatcatcaaaaaagaaaacagcctcCACATACCCATGTACATATTTTTGGCCATGTTGGCAGCCACAGACATGGCACTTAGCACCTGTATTCTTCCCAAAATGTTAGGCATCTTCTGGTTTCATTGGCCAGAGATTTCTTTTGATGCCTGCCTTCTGCAAATGGGTCTTGTTCACTCATTCCAGGCAACCGAATCAGGCGTCCTGCTGGCAATGGCCCTGgatcgctatgtggccatctgtaaccCCTTGAGACATGCTACTGTCTTCTCCCAGAAACTCTTGACTCATCTTGGAGTTGGGGTAACAATGAGGGCTACTTTTCTTATATTACCATCCTTGCTGCTTATCAAATGCCGTCTTAAATTCTACCAAACTACAGTTATTTCCCACTCTTATTGTGAGCACATGGCCGTCGTGAAACTGGCTGCTGAAAACGTCAGAGTCAACAAGATATATGGCCTATTTGTTGCCTTCGCCATCCTAGGATTTGACATAATCTTTATTACCATGTCCTATGTTCGAATCTTTGTCTGTGTCTTCCAGTTACCCCAGAAGGAGGCCCGAGTCAAGGCCTTCAATACCTGCGTAGCTCACCTCTGTGTCTTCCTACAGTTTTACCTCCtggccttcttctctttctttacacACAGGTTTGGTTCTCACATACCACCCTATGTTCATATCCTCTTGTCAAATCTTTACCTGTTAGTCCCACCTTTTCTCAACCCTATTGTCTATGGAGTTAAGACCAAAGAAATCCGTAGGCATGCCTGGAAAATCTTTGTCTCCTTCCAAAAGTCTTGA